A window of Scomber scombrus chromosome 23, fScoSco1.1, whole genome shotgun sequence contains these coding sequences:
- the vgf gene encoding neurosecretory protein VGF, which produces MIGYHDASSALTLLVVLTGASSILHLSTSSPIHTPGSNLHIAAPTGLVVSGDRERRDEERRSIQKREAEEEEDELFKDVDPKTLAAVLLEALNHSQVERRREGEDGMEEEIMPEREEIKKEEAYRDVRMMEGAERDRDGRQELELLMAAQGKEREREEADERKKAQDEEEKMTERVTSHTTSQTVQVQTQQQPATPDGRGVYGMDGVNQQEPTSPEQWNEEEEQLNPEELKSLETMMKEFPSLNTATKRKGDSKQTQRTSRAYSTYNDIIPIYKGSNLAMSKKKLKWQEETQKAMNFPTFRGGNFMDEFEDNNYAGGNAVQSQPPSQQEEMEDDEPEEEEDEEVLSPEEEEAQAKAEQEEMRRQAAEAQRAKMEEEKLADIASDMLLRYMVKQNNGNKKYSSSLSNAAEDKRSDEEQGVMEEDDIDPQTIDKLIEISSKLHLPADDVVDIISDVEKKKKKDVPLEMTSRWQRPLMPLSVSSSTNGFSVSQTNQNSFPDSKQPTPAVNVLKTWFQEKSPTKSQDLWSKTANPTNPNLWPKPQKALLSKQDPWLISPKSTWTGYPPYPYTYPSYYQRKHYSDYYPIYVPPPPRSKLRYYVPRPVFTLNNFWGNSVDDAYTFPPKNRYHSWVQPRLRKPPAHLHQKPYYNSYPLPLHPQTFQPLPIPRPHSPPRMPGLPLQQKPFYYSALAPAAARNQDYYVAGKQPDSSNRDDLEKYIQQILMKRPQMLD; this is translated from the coding sequence ATGATTGGGTACCACGATGCCTCAAGTGCCCTTACTCTTCTCGTCGTCCTGACAGGGGCTTCTTCAATCCTCCATCTGTCCACCTCCAGCCCTATCCACACCCCTGGAAGTAACTTGCACATCGCTGCTCCTACTGGGCTGGTGGTATCTGGAGACAGGGAGAGAAGGGATGAGGAAAGACGATCCATACAGAAAAgagaggcagaagaagaagaggacgaGCTCTTTAAAGATGTAGATCCCAAGACACTAGCAGCAGTTTTACTGGAAGCACTGAATCACTCACAagtagagagaaggagggagggagaggatggGATGGAAGAAGAGATAATGCCTGAGAGGGAAGAGATTAAAAAAGAGGAGGCTTACAGAGACGTGAGAATGATGGAGGGAGCAGAGCGAGACAGAGATGGACGACAGGAGTTAGAGCTGCTGATGGCTGCACAAGGGAAGGAGCGGGAACGAGAGGAGgcagatgagaggaaaaaagctcaggatgaagaggagaagatgaCTGAGAGGGTGACCAGTCACACAACAAGTCAGACAGTGCAGGTccaaacacaacagcagccCGCTACTCCAGATGGAAGGGGGGTGTATGGGATGGATGGTGTCAACCAGCAGGAACCAACCAGCCCGGAGCAATGgaatgaagaggaggagcagctcaACCCAGAGGAACTGAAGAGCCTTGAGACCATGATGAAGGAGTTTCCTAGTTTGAACACTGCCACTAAGAGGAAGGGAGATTCAAAGCAAACCCAGAGAACTAGCAGGGCTTACAGCACCTACAATGACATCATACCAATATATAAAGGCAGCAACCTCGCCATGTCTAAAAAGAAACTGAAGTGGCAAGAAGAGACGCAGAAAGCCATGAACTTCCCAACATTCAGGGGAGGCAATTTTATGGATGAATTTGAGGACAATAATTACGCTGGTGGAAATGCAGTACAGTCCCAGCCTCCGTCACAGCAGGAGGAAATGGAAGACGATGaaccagaggaggaggaagatgaggaggtaTTGAGtccagaggaagaggaggctcAGGCCAAAGCAGAGCAGGAAGAGATGAGGAGGCAGGCGGCTGAGGCCCAGAGAGCCAAAATGGAGGAGGAAAAGTTGGCTGACATTGCCTCAGACATGCTGCTGCGCTACATGGTCAAACAGAACAACGGGAACAAGAAGTACAGCTCATCTCTATCCAACGCAGCAGAGGACAAGAGGTCTGATGAAGAACAGGGAGTGATGGAGGAAGATGATATTGATCCTCAAACAATTGACAAGCTTATTGAGATCTCCAGCAAGCTGCACCTCCCTGCCGATGATGTGGTGGATATCATCAGCGatgtggagaagaagaagaagaaagacgtGCCGCTTGAGATGACATCACGTTGGCAACGTCCCCTAATGCCCCTGTCTGTGTCATCATCAACCAATGGCTTTTCAGTGTCACAGACCAATCAAAATAGCTTCCCTGACTCGAAGCAACCAACTCCAGCTGTCAATGTCCTCAAAACCTGGTTTCAGGAGAAGTCTCCAACAAAATCACAAGATCTCTGGAGCAAAACTGCAAATCCTACAAATCCAAATCTTTGGCCAAAACCTCAGAAGGCCTTGTTAAGCAAACAGGACCCCTGGCTCATATCACCCAAGTCTACTTGGACTGGCTACCCCCCTTATCCATACACATACCCCTCCTACTACCAGAGGAAGCACTACTCAGACTACTACCCCATCTatgtccctcctcctccaagATCCAAACTCCGCTACTATGTCCCCAGACCTGTTTTCACCCTCAACAATTTTTGGGGGAATTCCGTGGATGATGCATACACTTTCCCTCCCAAAAACCGTTACCATAGCTGGGTCCAACCTCGGCTAAGAAAACCCCCTGCACACCTTCACCAGAAGCCTTACTACAACAGCTACCCCCTCCCACTTCACCCACAGACATTTCAGCCATTACCCATCCCCAGACCTCACTCCCCTCCTAGAATGCCAGGACTTCCTCTTCAACAGAAGCCGTTTTATTACTCAGCCCTAGCACCTGCAGCAGCTAGGAACCAAGATTATTATGTGGCTGGAAAGCAGCCAGACAGCAGCAACCGTGATGATCTGGAGAAATACATTCAGCAGATACTCATGAAGCGACCACAGATGTTGGActga